A single genomic interval of Apis cerana isolate GH-2021 linkage group LG14, AcerK_1.0, whole genome shotgun sequence harbors:
- the LOC107993293 gene encoding uncharacterized protein LOC107993293 has product MHSRGRKMQLVPCFGGVEIVLCLWITSAVLTLVASQQKFYIQGRYGKRQEPRTDSFYVSGGRYGRSENGMEKASKSQLAKLVEVEVPRIDRFVWGGRYGKRSPPDSNRPVSSVNRFSAVLDFMDQVDLDRENDLSNRNELDFLP; this is encoded by the exons ATGCATTCGCGGGGTAGGAAGATGCAACTGGTGCCGTGTTTCGGTGGCGTAGAGATCGTGCTGTGTTTGTGGATCACGAGTGCTGTTTTAACACTGGTCGCGTCCCAGCAAAAGTTCTACATCCAGGGCCGGTATGGAAAACGGCAAGAGCCGCGTACAG ATTCGTTCTACGTGTCGGGAGGGAGATACGGACGCAGCGAGAACGGAATGGAAAAGGCGAGCAAATCGCAATTGGCGAAGTTGGTGGAGGTGGAGGTGCCGAGGATAGATCGATTCGTTTGGGGTGGCCGATACGGGAAACGATCGCCCCCCGACTCTAATCGGCCTGTCTCGTCCGTCAATCGCTTCAGCGCTGTCCTCGACTTCATGGATCAGGTCGACCTCGATCGAGAGAACGATCTCAGTAATCGAAACGAGCTCGATTTTCTCCCTTAA
- the LOC108003702 gene encoding serine protease 42-like isoform X2, which produces MMDAVRSCQWILIGVLLVISSNRASIRAGSISGSSLGKSKTIFDPGYMEGRSNDGNRTELTLSSPRRRRYVRFPTGPAGYLFEGGGPPIGRNIGLHPGVRFPSWRQHKSVWRSPISEYNRPVMGHRTPRLIFRDNDFPPPVGGSAPSSFFQQSNHLPDFEDDARDHRKQTLDDYPRLESGCGIPASKQTAQRRIVGGDDAGFGSFPWQAYIRIGSSRCGGTLVNRFHVVTAGHCVAKASARQVQVTLGDYVVNSASETLPAYTFGVREIRVHPYFKFTPQADRFDVAVLRLDRPVHYMPHIAPICLPEKNEDFLGQYGWAAGWGALQAGSRLRPKTLQAVDVPVIDNRICERWHRSNGINVVIYDEMMCAGYRGGGKDSCQGDSGGPLMLEKTGRWYLIGIVSAGYSCAQPGQPGIYHRVAKTVDWITYVINS; this is translated from the exons ATGATGGATGCGGTCAGATCGTGCCAATGGATACTAATAGGAGTACTCCTCGTCATCTCGTCGAATCGTGCCAGTATTCGTGCCGGATCGATATCGGGATCGAGCCTGGGCAAATCGAAGACGATCTTCGATCCCGGCTACATGGAGGGACGTAGCAACGACGGGAATCGAACCGAGTTAACCCTTAGTTCGCCTCGTAGACGCCGATACGTCCGGTTTCCAACCGGCCCAGCCGGTTATCTGTTCGAGGGTGGCGGTCCCCCGATAGGGAGGAACATAGGTTTGCACCCCGGAGTACGTTTCCCGTCGTGGAGGCAGCACAAATCGGTCTGGAGGAGTCCCATCTCGGAGTACAACAGGCCTGTGATGGGCCATCGCACGCCACGCTTGATATTCCGCGACAATGACTTTCCACCCCCGGTGGGCGGCAGTGCACCCTCCTCGTTCTTTCAACAGTCCAACCACTTGCCGGATTTCGAGGATGACGCGAGAG ATCATCGAAAGCAAACGCTCGACGATTATCCTAGGTTAGAGTCAG GCTGCGGAATACCTGCCTCGAAGCAGACCGCGCAGAGAAGGATCGTGGGAGGTGACGACGCCGGGTTCGGCAGTTTTCCATGGCAG GCGTACATACGAATCGGATCGAGCCGATGCGGAGGCACCCTCGTTAATCGATTCCACGTCGTGACCGCTGGCCACTGCGTAGCCAA GGCGTCTGCGCGTCAAGTCCAGGTGACCCTCGGCGATTACGTCGTCAACTCGGCGAGCGAGACGCTGCCCGCTTACACGTTCGGGGTCAGGGAGATACGCGTTCATCCTTACTTCAAGTTCACGCCTCAGGCTGACAG ATTCGACGTGGCCGTTCTCAGATTGGATCGACCGGTACATTACATGCCTCACATAGCGCCGATTTGTTTGCCCGAGAAGAACGAGGATTTTTTGGGCCAGTATGGTTGGGCCGCTGGATGGGGCGCTTTGCAGGCTG GATCGAGGCTACGGCCCAAGACCCTTCAAGCTGTGGACGTGCCCGTGATAGATAATCGTATATGCGAGAGGTGGCACCGATCCAATGGGATCAACGTGGTGATTTACGACGAGATGATGTGCGCCGGTTACCGCGGAGGTGGGAAGGACTCGTGCCAA GGCGACAGCGGTGGGCCACTGATGCTGGAGAAGACGGGGCGATGGTACTTGATCGGCATCGTCTCGGCGGGTTACTCGTGCGCGCAGCCGGGCCAGCCAGGAATCTACCATCGCGTTGCGAAAACGGTCGACTGGATAACGTACGTCATCAACTCGTAG
- the LOC108003702 gene encoding transmembrane protease serine 11D-like isoform X1, with protein sequence MMDAVRSCQWILIGVLLVISSNRASIRAGSISGSSLGKSKTIFDPGYMEGRSNDGNRTELTLSSPRRRRYVRFPTGPAGYLFEGGGPPIGRNIGLHPGVRFPSWRQHKSVWRSPISEYNRPVMGHRTPRLIFRDNDFPPPVGGSAPSSFFQQSNHLPDFEDDARDHRKQTLDDYPRLESEPRQQKRPLWKGDDTLCGDGRSCEFFLMCWMSAGLLDGSCGGIMFACCQRREPKGSSSDYNLIEAPRDQSQPLSLDTYTETVNDDRCGIPASKQTAQRRIVGGDDAGFGSFPWQAYIRIGSSRCGGTLVNRFHVVTAGHCVAKASARQVQVTLGDYVVNSASETLPAYTFGVREIRVHPYFKFTPQADRFDVAVLRLDRPVHYMPHIAPICLPEKNEDFLGQYGWAAGWGALQAGSRLRPKTLQAVDVPVIDNRICERWHRSNGINVVIYDEMMCAGYRGGGKDSCQGDSGGPLMLEKTGRWYLIGIVSAGYSCAQPGQPGIYHRVAKTVDWITYVINS encoded by the exons ATGATGGATGCGGTCAGATCGTGCCAATGGATACTAATAGGAGTACTCCTCGTCATCTCGTCGAATCGTGCCAGTATTCGTGCCGGATCGATATCGGGATCGAGCCTGGGCAAATCGAAGACGATCTTCGATCCCGGCTACATGGAGGGACGTAGCAACGACGGGAATCGAACCGAGTTAACCCTTAGTTCGCCTCGTAGACGCCGATACGTCCGGTTTCCAACCGGCCCAGCCGGTTATCTGTTCGAGGGTGGCGGTCCCCCGATAGGGAGGAACATAGGTTTGCACCCCGGAGTACGTTTCCCGTCGTGGAGGCAGCACAAATCGGTCTGGAGGAGTCCCATCTCGGAGTACAACAGGCCTGTGATGGGCCATCGCACGCCACGCTTGATATTCCGCGACAATGACTTTCCACCCCCGGTGGGCGGCAGTGCACCCTCCTCGTTCTTTCAACAGTCCAACCACTTGCCGGATTTCGAGGATGACGCGAGAG ATCATCGAAAGCAAACGCTCGACGATTATCCTAGGTTAGAGTCAG AGCCGCGTCAACAAAAAAGACCGCTGTGGAAGGGTGACGATACGTTGTGCGGTGACGGACGAAGCTGcgaattttttctaatgtGCTGGATGTCCGCTGGCCTTTTGGACGGCAGTTGCGGCGGCATCATGTTCGCTTGTTGTCAGAGGAGAGAGCCGAAAGGCAGCTCCTCCGACTATAACCTGATTGAGGCACCTAGAGATCAGTCTCAGCCGCTTTCGTTGGATACTTACACGGAGACAGTCAACGACGATC GCTGCGGAATACCTGCCTCGAAGCAGACCGCGCAGAGAAGGATCGTGGGAGGTGACGACGCCGGGTTCGGCAGTTTTCCATGGCAG GCGTACATACGAATCGGATCGAGCCGATGCGGAGGCACCCTCGTTAATCGATTCCACGTCGTGACCGCTGGCCACTGCGTAGCCAA GGCGTCTGCGCGTCAAGTCCAGGTGACCCTCGGCGATTACGTCGTCAACTCGGCGAGCGAGACGCTGCCCGCTTACACGTTCGGGGTCAGGGAGATACGCGTTCATCCTTACTTCAAGTTCACGCCTCAGGCTGACAG ATTCGACGTGGCCGTTCTCAGATTGGATCGACCGGTACATTACATGCCTCACATAGCGCCGATTTGTTTGCCCGAGAAGAACGAGGATTTTTTGGGCCAGTATGGTTGGGCCGCTGGATGGGGCGCTTTGCAGGCTG GATCGAGGCTACGGCCCAAGACCCTTCAAGCTGTGGACGTGCCCGTGATAGATAATCGTATATGCGAGAGGTGGCACCGATCCAATGGGATCAACGTGGTGATTTACGACGAGATGATGTGCGCCGGTTACCGCGGAGGTGGGAAGGACTCGTGCCAA GGCGACAGCGGTGGGCCACTGATGCTGGAGAAGACGGGGCGATGGTACTTGATCGGCATCGTCTCGGCGGGTTACTCGTGCGCGCAGCCGGGCCAGCCAGGAATCTACCATCGCGTTGCGAAAACGGTCGACTGGATAACGTACGTCATCAACTCGTAG